In the Clarias gariepinus isolate MV-2021 ecotype Netherlands chromosome 10, CGAR_prim_01v2, whole genome shotgun sequence genome, TTCTTTATTTCAACTGGTGTCAAAAAGTCTAAAATAAGTTTAATTATCATAAAATGTATCATTATAATATAAACTTGaggaaaaaacacaatatatgTAAAAAGCTTTATTGGATTCCCTACAAcagatttaaagaaataattaaaagactTACCCAGTTGTACTCGTGTTCCGTTCCCAAAAATTATCTTCCCACACACGACCACAGCGCAGTAGTAAGTCCCAGTATCACTGAGGCTGAGGATGTTCTTGGAGAAGTTGTACACACAGGTGGGTGTAGAAGAGCCGCTCTCACACTGATGGCTGCTGTtgtgatgagtgtaaatgaTTTGAGGATGGGATTGTGGTGGAGCagctctgaaccagagcacTTGGAGTTCTGCTGCTTTGCTCTTAGAGAGAACCGAGCACTGCAGAGTCACTGACGCTCCTGCAGGAACTGAGTCCAACCCGCCGCTCTGGAACACTGAGATGTCCAAAGGATGTCTgtctaaaatgtttattataatgttaaCATTTTAGAAACAGAGCGcagatttaaaatatacaggGACTATTTAACtacaaccacaaaaaaacattgctatatgagtaatattaagtaatattaaattattactatGTAAATGTCTCTAACAGTatctgtattacaaatatactggaaaaaaatacatttcttaaaactaaaaagtatctatgtgtataaaaaaaattaaaaaataaaaaacattacctTTTACAGATAAAAATGTTCCACTGGAAAACTCAATAATATTCACTCGAGATTTTCCACAGAAGTACATCGCTTCATCGTCTTTTGTAACATGGAGAATACTTAGAAAAAAGTTTCCTTCTGTTATGTGTAATTGAAAGGTAGATTTATTGAAAGGTGGTAAAATTATTTCAGTGATCAACAGTCCGGTTATTCCAATCGCCTGAGGAATCCCTCCGAGTTTCTGCTTGTACCAAAGTATAAGATCATTATTGGACTTTTCTGTAAGTGTGCACTGAAGAGCCACAGTGTGACCGAAATCAGCAGAGACAAGCGAGACTGCTTCATCAAAATCCACAGGTTGGGCTAAATCTAGAAAAAAAGATATAGGTAGgtagatggatggacagattgGAGGCTGATCATGATGACGATGATTACTTAaatctaaattaattaaataagaagTAAAATGGAGAAGAGAATAGTTATCTAAGCATGTGcgttaaaatattatataaaacaaataatcatatttttaaaagtcaaaacaaaacaaaggatGTTAAAATaagacaacaacaaataaaaaaaattatcattcagatgtttaaaaaaatattgataaatAAAGATATTGATTGAACTCATAAAATTTATttccaaaagaaaaatgtttcaattaaaaaagtaaGATCTGAACTACTTCCAACACTGAAAATCATGTCAGTTTAAACCTAAGTATGAACGTTTTTACTTACACATtttgctgagaaaaaaaattagaatccAGACTGGAGTCATGCTCAAAAGGAACAACaataaaaagtgaaacattCTTATGCCAAAAGCACTAAACACCTTGAAGCTCAAACTCACATTTAACCTCATTGGATGTCACGTCTGCGGTTAATCTGAAATTTCCACGACAAGCTACATAACCTTCAGCCACCAGAAGTGAGGGGTGTAAACAGGAACCAAAAATAACCCCAGACAGATAGCTGTTTACTTTAGAAATGCAGAAGTTAGCCGTACATGTACAAATACAATCAGAATAGTCTACAATATATTAGAAAGCTTTAAATTTGAAGAACAAGAAACAATAGTCAAGATAATCAGGGGAAAAATATCAACTGGGAATTGAACAATGATACTTGGGCCTCCTGAATGAAAAGAGTTTAATTAAGTGTAAGCTCAAAAAG is a window encoding:
- the LOC128531337 gene encoding uncharacterized protein LOC128531337 isoform X2; translated protein: MRLNVSLSFKVFSAFGIRMFHFLLLFLLSMTPVWILIFFLSKMYLAQPVDFDEAVSLVSADFGHTVALQCTLTEKSNNDLILWYKQKLGGIPQAIGITGLLITEIILPPFNKSTFQLHITEGNFFLSILHVTKDDEAMYFCGKSRVNIIEFSSGTFLSVKDRHPLDISVFQSGGLDSVPAGASVTLQCSVLSKSKAAELQVLWFRAAPPQSHPQIIYTHHNSSHQCESGSSTPTCVYNFSKNILSLSDTGTYYCAVVVCGKIIFGNGTRVQLASSKNPLLMILATALGVCAILLTAQTIIICRRTNSKYHSERQNIVRQKAPEQGHDVEMTSLNYAPLHLNKGKSKSGRRSGKPPQDIVYSEVSYIGAE
- the LOC128531337 gene encoding uncharacterized protein LOC128531337 isoform X1; the protein is MFPEKELIYKLNSYLSGVIFGSCLHPSLLVAEGYVACRGNFRLTADVTSNEVKYLAQPVDFDEAVSLVSADFGHTVALQCTLTEKSNNDLILWYKQKLGGIPQAIGITGLLITEIILPPFNKSTFQLHITEGNFFLSILHVTKDDEAMYFCGKSRVNIIEFSSGTFLSVKDRHPLDISVFQSGGLDSVPAGASVTLQCSVLSKSKAAELQVLWFRAAPPQSHPQIIYTHHNSSHQCESGSSTPTCVYNFSKNILSLSDTGTYYCAVVVCGKIIFGNGTRVQLASSKNPLLMILATALGVCAILLTAQTIIICRRTNSKYHSERQNIVRQKAPEQGHDVEMTSLNYAPLHLNKGKSKSGRRSGKPPQDIVYSEVSYIGAE